The window AAAACATCTTTAAAAGAAACAGCCCAAATATTGTCACAAGTAAAATTACTTTTAACAACAGATTCAGGTATTATGCACCTATCCATAGCTGTTGGCACACCTGTTGTAGCCCTATTTGGGCCAGGTATTGAAAAAAAATGGGCTCCAAGGGATGGCAAAAGCATTGTAATAAATAAACATTTACCATGCAGTCCATGCACAAAATTTGGTTATACACCACCCTGTCCTTATAATGCACGCTGTATGAGAGAAATAAATGTTGATGAAGTTAAAGGAGCAATAAATGCTATCTTGGATAAGGTTAATACGTCTTAAACACTGGATAAAAAATTTTCTTGTCTTAGCACCTGCTTTTTTTGCTGGAAAAATTTTAGATGAAAATATATTAATTCTCAGTTTTTTTGCTTTTATTTCTTTTTGTTTCAGTGCAAGTGGTCTTTATATTATCAATGACATTTTTGATCTTAAATATGACCGTCTTCATCCTAAAAAAAGGCATCGTCCATTGGCTAAAGGTCAAATCAGCCAAAAAACAGCTTTAATTTTATCAATTTTCTTTTTAATTTCTGGTTTAAGTATCTCTTATGAAATTGGTTCTGATTTTCTTAATATACTTTTAATTTATATATCTCTTAACCTTCTTTATTCTTTCAAATTTAAAAAAGTTACCCCATTAGATGTCTTTTGTGTTTCTATTGGTTATCTTTTACGTATTATTGCTGGTGGAAAAGCAACAAATATTCCTGTTTCTCCTTGGCTTTTCATGAGTGCTTTTCTTTTAGCATTGTTTATTGCATTTGGCAAAAGATTAGGAGAAATAAAAATTTTAAAAGAAAATAAAAATTTTCGTCCAGCTCTTAACCAATATAATGGAGAATATCTAACTCTTTCTCTATGCATTACTGGCGCATCAGCTTTAGTAACGTATGCCCTTTATACAGTTGAGAAAGGAGGTCAATTAATTTATACAGTTATTCCAGCTACTTATGGAATTTTTCGTTATTTACAACTTATTTTGAAAGGTAAAAATGGTGAACCATTAGAAGTTTTTTTGCACGATATTCAACTGTGGTTAGTAAGCCTGATACTTCTTATCCAAATTGCTTGGGAGGTGTATGGAAAATAACCTTTTGCAAGAAAAGGAAAAAAGCGTAAGATAGAAAAAGGTTAGAAATAATCAGGGATAGAGATCATAAAAATAAGCAACATAAGAAGGTAATTGTGACTAGCTAGAAGTTAAAACAAAGAAAATGGATGACAGAAGACCTATATTTATTCATGGATGGGGACGTTCAGGGACAACTTATATTTGGAATGTCTTTAGGCGTGTACCTGATTATTATGTGTATAATGAACCTTTTCAGGAGGAATTTCTGAGATTTAGGAATCCTGATTTTTTTAATCTACAGCACTCACTTAAATTAACCAAAGATATGAACCATCCTTTTTTAGCTCAATCATATTTTGCAGAATATATTCCACTTTCTATTAAAATAAGCAAGATATTCAGAAAGGAGTTCCCCTATGATTTATATTTCTTGTCACCAGAAACCCAATGTAACAATTTAAAAAAATATATTGATATGTTAATAAATCATGCTAAAGGAAGACCGGTTTTTAAGTTTGTCAGGTCTTTATTCAGGATTCGATGGTTAAAGGAAAACTTCAATTCATTAAATATCTTTCTCTGGCGAAACCCAAGGGATGTATGGGAGTCTATAAATTCCATGTTGGACAAGGGTTTTAGAATGCTATTGATTCTCAATTCCCCTTCCAAACCTGAACCTATCAGGGAACTTGCATCGTTTATTGGAATTGATGAATTTCATAGCCCAGACCTAATATTAGAGATGGCTTACTTTCATAAAATTGCAAATAGATTATCACCAGAAAAACATTACTTTGTTTTTTTTACTTTATGGTGTATGTCTTTTCTGGAAAATATTGACTATATAGATATTGAAATCAATATTGACAAACTTAGTGATTCCCAAGAATACAAAATAAAAATTTTACATCAAATGGAAAAATATGGAATAAAAAATATTAATTTTAGTGACTGTAATGTAAGAAGAGGTCTGTTTACTAAAAAACAAAAAGAATTCTTTGTCTCTATTGAAGAAAATGTTTTTAAATTTTTAAAGAAAGTTGGTTATAGTGACCGTGAAATTGCTAAGCTACCTGAAATTGATTATAAAAGAGAATTTAATGAAATAAAATTACAAAATCTTACAAGAGA of the Candidatus Desulfofervidus auxilii genome contains:
- a CDS encoding decaprenyl-phosphate phosphoribosyltransferase, whose product is MLSWIRLIRLKHWIKNFLVLAPAFFAGKILDENILILSFFAFISFCFSASGLYIINDIFDLKYDRLHPKKRHRPLAKGQISQKTALILSIFFLISGLSISYEIGSDFLNILLIYISLNLLYSFKFKKVTPLDVFCVSIGYLLRIIAGGKATNIPVSPWLFMSAFLLALFIAFGKRLGEIKILKENKNFRPALNQYNGEYLTLSLCITGASALVTYALYTVEKGGQLIYTVIPATYGIFRYLQLILKGKNGEPLEVFLHDIQLWLVSLILLIQIAWEVYGK